The following proteins come from a genomic window of Shewanella halifaxensis HAW-EB4:
- a CDS encoding enoyl-CoA hydratase-related protein produces MNNSITTDTERLTQQLQYVSCTLDGGVAQMVLDRADKHNAFDEVMISEMIKVLEHFSANVQCQVLVIKANGKNFSAGADLNWMRKQAKMDFGQNLSDANELAKLMSLLDKFPKPTIALVQGAAFGGALGLICCSDIAIANQRASFCLSEVKLGLIPAVISPYVTRAMGQRAARRYMLTAERFDVQKALELQVIHEVNDDLDAAAQPMIDALLCNSPLGMTWVKTLLLSLEDGVIDQNTLDYTSERIARIRVSEEGQEGLNAFFEKRSPQWPATTDFNAATKNNNQSASGQGAK; encoded by the coding sequence ATGAATAACTCAATCACAACCGACACAGAACGACTGACTCAACAATTACAATATGTGAGCTGCACGCTCGATGGCGGCGTAGCCCAGATGGTGCTCGACCGAGCCGATAAGCATAACGCCTTCGATGAAGTGATGATAAGCGAAATGATTAAGGTGCTGGAGCATTTCAGTGCCAATGTTCAGTGCCAAGTATTAGTGATAAAAGCCAACGGTAAAAACTTCAGCGCCGGCGCCGATCTCAACTGGATGCGCAAGCAAGCCAAGATGGACTTTGGCCAGAATCTCAGTGACGCCAACGAGCTTGCCAAGCTGATGTCACTGCTGGATAAATTCCCCAAGCCGACGATTGCATTAGTGCAAGGGGCGGCATTTGGTGGCGCACTTGGGCTTATCTGCTGCAGCGATATCGCTATCGCCAATCAGCGTGCCAGCTTCTGCTTGAGTGAAGTCAAACTTGGGCTCATTCCAGCGGTCATTAGCCCCTATGTCACTCGCGCCATGGGTCAACGCGCAGCACGGCGTTACATGCTCACAGCTGAACGCTTCGATGTTCAAAAGGCGCTTGAACTGCAAGTCATCCATGAAGTGAATGACGACTTAGATGCTGCGGCTCAGCCGATGATTGATGCGCTACTCTGCAACAGTCCACTGGGCATGACTTGGGTTAAAACCTTACTGTTATCGCTTGAAGATGGCGTGATAGACCAAAACACCTTGGACTATACCAGCGAACGGATCGCCCGTATTCGAGTGTCAGAAGAAGGTCAAGAGGGCCTCAACGCCTTCTTTGAAAAACGTTCACCACAATGGCCTGCAACCACAGACTTTAACGCTGCAACAAAAAATAATAACCAGAGCGCCAGCGGGCAAGGAGCCAAATAA
- a CDS encoding acetyl/propionyl/methylcrotonyl-CoA carboxylase subunit alpha: MFTKLLIANRGEIACRIINTAKVMGVRTVALYSDADIDARHVAMADEAFYLGGSAPADSYLKGELIIEIAKRAGAEAIHPGYGFLSENADFALKCEQANIAFVGPSAAAIDSMGSKSAAKEIMGAANVPLVPGYHGDAQNDELLVSEANKMGFPLLIKAAFGGGGKGMRIVESNNEVLDAIHSARREAISSFGNDKLLMERYLRQPRHVEVQVFADSHGNCIYLSDRDCSIQRRHQKVVEEAPAPGLSDALRVKMGEAAVAAAKAINYEGAGTVEFLLDTDDSFYFMEMNTRLQVEHPVTELVTGQDLVKWQLMVASGSPLPLKQNEVRIVGHAFEARIYAEDPHNDFLPASGKLDFLREPEQSQFVRIDSGVRENDVISNFYDPMISKLITWDESRPRALQRLVHALDDYQISGLKHNIEFLANIAKHQAFSDANFSTDFIERYGDALLTAQSNATPSTRRDTALAIAALYQLCARKKQAKNDTLTSHDPYSPWGKVSGFRLNSASQHQVALLDDNHEINHLELIETQVAGKPQYQLQLSDNLLTLSGELIDEILHAEIVQHKLGDSQAEQASKANGHKIKLPVSQVGNDFTLFINSKSYHYRALESEEIEEQDNLEDKLKAPMNGTIVTQLVSVGDVVKAGQGIMVMEAMKMEYTIESPFDGVVSAFFFEPGELVSDGMLLAEVVAEVEAEVNPEKEEAG; this comes from the coding sequence ATGTTCACTAAATTGCTAATTGCGAACCGCGGTGAAATCGCCTGTCGCATCATTAACACCGCTAAAGTCATGGGCGTTCGTACGGTTGCTTTATATTCAGATGCCGATATCGATGCTCGCCATGTCGCCATGGCCGATGAGGCATTTTACTTAGGTGGCAGCGCGCCAGCTGACTCTTACCTTAAAGGCGAGCTGATCATTGAGATCGCCAAACGAGCAGGCGCAGAGGCGATACACCCAGGTTATGGTTTCCTATCGGAAAACGCCGATTTTGCATTGAAGTGCGAACAGGCCAATATCGCCTTTGTTGGCCCAAGCGCCGCTGCAATTGACTCGATGGGCAGTAAGAGCGCCGCTAAAGAGATCATGGGTGCTGCCAATGTACCATTAGTCCCCGGCTATCACGGTGATGCTCAGAACGATGAACTACTTGTTAGTGAAGCCAACAAGATGGGCTTCCCGCTGCTGATTAAGGCGGCCTTTGGCGGCGGTGGTAAAGGCATGCGCATCGTTGAAAGTAACAATGAGGTGCTCGATGCGATTCACTCTGCGAGGCGTGAAGCGATTAGCTCTTTTGGTAACGATAAGCTGTTAATGGAGCGCTACCTGCGCCAGCCGCGCCATGTTGAGGTCCAAGTCTTTGCCGATAGCCATGGCAACTGCATCTACCTGTCTGACCGAGATTGCTCAATTCAACGCCGTCATCAAAAGGTGGTTGAGGAAGCGCCAGCCCCAGGGCTTAGCGATGCCCTCAGAGTCAAGATGGGCGAAGCGGCCGTTGCCGCAGCTAAGGCGATTAACTATGAAGGCGCGGGAACAGTTGAGTTTTTACTCGATACCGATGACAGCTTCTACTTTATGGAGATGAATACCCGTCTGCAGGTAGAGCATCCCGTCACCGAGCTCGTCACAGGCCAAGACTTAGTCAAATGGCAATTAATGGTTGCCAGTGGTAGTCCGTTACCCCTTAAACAGAATGAAGTGCGCATTGTAGGCCATGCTTTTGAGGCGCGGATCTACGCCGAAGATCCACACAATGACTTCCTGCCTGCCAGTGGCAAACTCGATTTTCTGCGCGAGCCTGAGCAGAGCCAATTTGTGCGTATCGATTCTGGCGTGCGTGAAAATGATGTGATCAGTAACTTTTACGACCCGATGATCTCAAAGCTTATCACTTGGGATGAGTCACGCCCTCGCGCGCTACAACGCTTAGTGCATGCATTAGATGATTACCAGATCAGTGGCCTTAAACATAATATCGAATTCCTCGCTAATATTGCTAAGCATCAAGCTTTTAGCGATGCCAACTTTAGCACCGATTTTATCGAGCGTTATGGTGATGCGCTATTAACCGCACAATCAAATGCAACTCCATCGACTCGTCGCGATACAGCATTGGCGATAGCGGCGCTGTACCAGCTATGTGCCCGTAAAAAACAAGCTAAAAACGACACATTGACCAGCCATGATCCCTACTCACCTTGGGGCAAAGTGAGTGGCTTTAGGCTCAACAGTGCTAGCCAACATCAAGTGGCGTTACTCGATGATAATCATGAGATTAATCACCTTGAGCTAATCGAGACGCAAGTCGCTGGAAAGCCACAATACCAGCTGCAGCTGAGTGATAACTTACTCACCCTTTCTGGCGAGCTAATTGACGAGATCCTGCATGCTGAAATTGTTCAACACAAGCTGGGCGATAGCCAAGCTGAGCAAGCCAGTAAAGCTAACGGCCATAAAATAAAGCTCCCAGTTAGCCAAGTCGGCAATGACTTTACCCTGTTTATCAACTCAAAAAGCTACCACTATCGCGCCCTAGAATCAGAAGAGATTGAAGAGCAAGACAATCTTGAAGATAAGCTCAAAGCACCAATGAACGGCACTATCGTCACTCAACTTGTCAGCGTTGGCGATGTGGTAAAAGCGGGCCAAGGCATTATGGTGATGGAAGCGATGAAGATGGAATACACCATAGAGTCCCCCTTTGACGGTGTTGTCAGTGCATTCTTCTTCGAGCCCGGTGAACTCGTCAGCGACGGTATGTTACTTGCCGAGGTCGTGGCTGAAGTTGAAGCAGAAGTAAACCCTGAAAAGGAAGAAGCCGGATGA
- a CDS encoding carboxyl transferase domain-containing protein produces the protein MTQLSSRINARSDEFKAKFDDMATVVQDLKLKLQQIEQGGGDVARSRHLSRGKLLPRQRVEKLLDPGSPFLEISQFAAFELYEDVVPAAGVIAGIGRVSGVECMIIANDATVKGGTYYPVTVKKHLRAQEIASRCHLPCIYLVDSGGANLPRQDEVFPDRDHFGRIFYNQAQMSAKGIPQIAVVMGLCTAGGAYVPAMADESIIVKEQGTIFLAGPPLVKAATGEEVTAEELGGAEVHTKISGVADHMAQNDEHALELARKAVTRLNHQKQIAAQLSPVKPPLFDINELYGIVGTDLKKPFDVKEVIARLVDDSDFDEFKANYGNTLVCGFARIHGYPVGIVANNGILFSESAQKGAHFIELCCQRKIPLLFLQNITGFMVGKKYEHEGIAKHGAKMVTAVSCANVPKFTVIIGGSYGAGNYGMCGRAFEPTMMWMWPNARISVMGGEQAAGVLATVKRDGLARKGVEWSNDEEQAFRQPIVEQYDKEGHPYHASARLWDDGIIDPAQTRDVVGLALSAALNAPIEETKFGVFRM, from the coding sequence GTGACGCAACTTAGCAGCCGTATTAATGCACGTAGCGATGAGTTTAAAGCTAAATTTGATGACATGGCTACCGTGGTTCAAGACTTAAAATTAAAACTTCAGCAAATTGAACAAGGCGGCGGAGACGTCGCGCGCAGTCGTCATCTTTCAAGGGGCAAGTTGCTGCCACGTCAGCGAGTCGAAAAGCTGCTGGATCCTGGCTCACCTTTTCTCGAAATATCCCAGTTTGCCGCCTTTGAGCTGTATGAAGATGTGGTGCCTGCTGCAGGCGTTATCGCCGGTATTGGCCGCGTCAGTGGCGTCGAGTGCATGATTATCGCCAACGATGCCACGGTAAAGGGCGGCACTTACTACCCGGTTACCGTTAAAAAGCATCTGCGCGCACAAGAGATTGCCAGTCGTTGCCACCTACCCTGTATCTATCTGGTGGATTCTGGCGGCGCTAACCTGCCTCGCCAAGACGAAGTATTCCCCGATAGAGATCATTTCGGCCGCATCTTCTATAACCAAGCGCAGATGTCTGCCAAAGGCATTCCGCAAATTGCCGTGGTGATGGGGCTTTGCACTGCAGGCGGCGCATATGTCCCCGCCATGGCCGATGAATCGATTATCGTAAAAGAGCAAGGCACCATCTTCTTAGCGGGGCCGCCACTCGTTAAGGCCGCAACCGGTGAAGAGGTGACAGCCGAAGAGCTTGGCGGCGCCGAAGTACACACCAAAATTTCTGGCGTAGCCGATCATATGGCGCAAAACGATGAACACGCGCTAGAGCTTGCTCGCAAAGCGGTGACACGCCTAAATCATCAAAAACAAATTGCTGCTCAACTTAGCCCGGTAAAACCTCCCCTATTTGATATCAATGAGCTGTACGGCATTGTGGGTACCGATCTTAAAAAGCCATTCGATGTCAAAGAGGTGATTGCACGCCTTGTCGATGACTCAGACTTCGACGAGTTTAAAGCCAACTACGGTAATACCTTAGTCTGTGGCTTTGCCCGTATTCATGGCTATCCCGTGGGTATTGTCGCCAATAATGGCATCTTGTTCTCAGAATCGGCGCAAAAAGGCGCTCACTTTATTGAGCTGTGCTGCCAGCGCAAAATTCCACTGCTGTTCCTGCAAAATATCACCGGCTTTATGGTGGGTAAAAAGTACGAACATGAAGGCATCGCCAAACACGGCGCCAAGATGGTGACCGCAGTATCGTGTGCCAATGTCCCTAAGTTCACCGTGATTATTGGCGGTAGTTATGGCGCAGGTAACTACGGTATGTGTGGCCGCGCATTTGAACCCACCATGATGTGGATGTGGCCTAACGCCCGCATCTCTGTGATGGGCGGCGAGCAAGCCGCTGGCGTATTGGCCACAGTTAAGCGCGATGGCCTCGCCCGTAAAGGGGTTGAATGGTCAAATGATGAAGAACAAGCATTCCGTCAACCGATAGTTGAGCAATACGATAAAGAGGGCCACCCGTATCATGCCAGCGCCCGTTTGTGGGACGACGGTATTATCGACCCGGCTCAAACCCGTGATGTTGTTGGCTTGGCGCTCTCTGCCGCGCTAAATGCCCCTATTGAGGAGACGAAGTTTGGTGTATTCCGTATGTAA
- a CDS encoding 3-methylcrotonoyl-CoA carboxylase subunit alpha, translating into MKMTNVINAIESPFDGVVGAFFFEPGELVSDGMLLAEVEAKVETAELEPTETVAAEESA; encoded by the coding sequence ATGAAGATGACTAATGTAATAAACGCCATTGAGTCTCCGTTTGACGGTGTTGTCGGTGCATTCTTCTTCGAGCCCGGTGAACTCGTCAGCGACGGTATGTTACTAGCCGAAGTTGAGGCTAAAGTTGAGACTGCAGAGCTTGAGCCAACAGAAACTGTGGCTGCGGAGGAAAGCGCATAA
- a CDS encoding CoA transferase subunit A yields the protein MAGLNKEPNQGLNKVVTSYEEALKGLTNNMTVMVGGFGLCGIPEGLIAQMVKTGVTGLTAISNNAGVDDFGLGLLLKSRQIDTMIASYVGENATFEQQMLSGELNVILTPQGTLAEKIRAGGAGIPAFFTATGYGTPVAEGKETREIDGRHYVLEPALKADFALVRAWKADTMGNLVFRKTAANFNPMMATAGKITVVEAEHIVQPGELDPDHIHTPGIYVNRVIQGKFEKRIEQRTVKPDSKSRAESRTDEKA from the coding sequence ATGGCAGGACTAAATAAAGAGCCAAATCAAGGGCTGAATAAGGTCGTCACCAGTTATGAAGAGGCCTTAAAAGGCCTAACTAACAATATGACAGTGATGGTCGGCGGCTTTGGCTTATGCGGCATACCCGAAGGCTTAATTGCGCAAATGGTCAAGACTGGTGTCACCGGACTGACCGCTATCTCAAATAATGCTGGCGTCGATGACTTTGGTTTAGGCCTGTTATTAAAGAGCCGTCAAATTGATACCATGATTGCCTCATACGTGGGTGAAAACGCCACCTTCGAGCAGCAGATGTTATCTGGTGAGCTTAACGTTATCTTGACCCCACAAGGTACCTTGGCCGAGAAAATTCGTGCCGGCGGTGCGGGCATTCCCGCTTTCTTTACCGCGACAGGCTACGGTACGCCTGTAGCCGAGGGTAAAGAAACCCGCGAAATTGATGGCCGTCACTATGTGTTAGAGCCCGCACTAAAAGCGGACTTTGCGCTGGTTCGTGCATGGAAAGCAGACACCATGGGTAACTTAGTGTTCCGAAAGACCGCAGCCAACTTCAACCCCATGATGGCAACCGCAGGCAAGATCACCGTGGTAGAGGCTGAGCATATCGTCCAGCCTGGGGAGCTCGATCCTGATCATATTCATACACCCGGCATTTACGTCAACCGTGTGATTCAAGGTAAGTTCGAGAAACGTATCGAGCAACGCACAGTTAAACCAGACTCTAAATCAAGAGCTGAATCAAGAACTGATGAAAAAGCATAA
- a CDS encoding hydroxymethylglutaryl-CoA lyase has translation MAISYPQQVSIFEVGARDGLQNEKPVTTQDKIVLIEDLATAGVKRIEAASFVSPKWVPQMADSADVLVGITRHKGVTYSALTPNLKGLELALEAGADEVAIFGAASESFSQKNINCSIEESIERFIPVMELAKAKNVPVRGYVSCTLGCPYEGEIAVSEVARVSELLYQMGCYEISLGDTIGVGTPLNARRMVEAVAEVVPKDKLALHFHDTYGQALANILACLETGVSVIDSSVAGLGGCPYAKGASGNLATEDLVYMLHGLGIETGIDLTKLVNAGNKISHALGRQSGSKVARALSE, from the coding sequence ATGGCAATCTCTTACCCACAACAAGTCAGTATCTTTGAAGTCGGCGCCCGTGATGGTCTACAAAACGAAAAACCGGTCACGACCCAAGATAAAATAGTCTTGATAGAGGACTTAGCGACTGCGGGCGTTAAGCGAATTGAAGCCGCCAGCTTTGTGTCACCTAAATGGGTGCCACAGATGGCAGATTCAGCCGATGTGCTCGTGGGCATCACTCGCCACAAGGGCGTAACCTACAGTGCGCTCACTCCAAATTTAAAAGGTTTGGAACTCGCACTTGAAGCTGGCGCCGATGAAGTCGCCATCTTTGGCGCCGCCTCAGAAAGCTTTAGCCAGAAGAATATCAACTGCTCGATAGAGGAGTCGATTGAGCGCTTTATCCCAGTAATGGAGCTGGCTAAGGCCAAGAATGTCCCGGTTCGAGGTTACGTCTCTTGTACCTTAGGCTGCCCTTATGAGGGGGAGATAGCCGTTAGTGAAGTGGCTCGGGTGTCTGAATTACTTTACCAAATGGGCTGTTATGAGATCTCGCTTGGCGACACCATAGGCGTTGGCACACCACTTAATGCCCGTAGAATGGTTGAAGCGGTGGCAGAAGTGGTGCCAAAAGACAAACTGGCGCTGCATTTTCACGATACCTATGGCCAAGCCTTAGCCAACATTCTGGCCTGCTTAGAAACCGGTGTCAGCGTAATTGACTCATCGGTCGCAGGCCTTGGCGGCTGCCCCTACGCTAAAGGCGCATCGGGTAACTTAGCCACAGAAGACTTAGTTTATATGCTACACGGGCTTGGCATAGAAACCGGTATCGACTTAACTAAACTGGTTAATGCGGGCAATAAAATCAGCCACGCCCTCGGACGCCAGTCGGGCTCTAAAGTGGCAAGAGCCCTCAGCGAATAG